The segment TACTGGCCAAGAGACGATGGGGGTCAACGGGATAGACAATCAGACCGACACAGCAAGTGACGAGACTCCAACCGAACAAATTGCAGATTCAGGAATGGATGAAAAAGGTATCTCCCACGATCAAGCGAATCCACAAGCACCGAATGGTCAAGGGGACAGCGAGTGTAAAATCTCACACGATGACAGTACCATCCAGCTCATTGAAGCGGGACTTAAGCCTGCCTTTTCACCGAGTTCCGAGGCACAGTCCCCGTCAGTCCCAATATCTAGACACGGTGCGGGGTTCGAGCCACCGGAGGGCGGATTTGGATGGTTAGTCGTATTCGCCGCTACCTGGTGTAATGGATCGATCTTCGGAATCCAGAACTCCTTCGGTATTCTCCACATGATGTTGGCGAGAGAACATGCCGACCAGACGTCGCAGTTCAGAGTAGGTGAGTGACCTCTGGGGCACCTGATGAAGTTAAAAATTGGTGGATGGTAGAGGAGGAATCGAAACTCGCATTGCATTGCATCAATTCAGGTATATCAGGTTATATGCCGATTTTactttatcatcatcatcattattcaTTTGCTCAATTGAAGAACACATTTCAACTACCTTTTCATCATTGAATAGATAAATGTATGACCCCTTCAAAACGTTAGCCCTGTAGCCATAAAACTTACTGCCAACTATAACAACGATCACGTTGATCACCTGGAGACCTTGGAGACCTTCTCCACAGACATTACACCTATCCAGATAAACTGTACCTGCAACCTCTGTCAGCTTTTTACCTTGCCTtttattacacaaacacaccgactGGGCCATGGCACAGCCTTCCTGCCTTTTACATGGTTAGTTGACTGTAAACTTGGTATGACATGCTGTGGCCTTGGCCCCTGTGTCGTCAGCTTCAGTTCAAGTGTACCCAGTTTTATTATGTCCTCAATCTTCAGCCAATCTGTTGTGGATTATAACAGACTGGCTTTTAATACCAGACTTTAGCTCTCACGCATCCCTTGCTTGTCTGCATCATCGTTCAGTCATCTGTTGCATGGCCTTTTATATATTTGGACATGGAAGAGAATGGCAGattaggggagggggtgtgtgtgtgtgggggggggggggtcggtctGCTGTAGATTAGGATTTAAGGAGGGAAAGCTGATCTTTGGAAATTTAAACCTGGGGCCAGGGCTGAACCAGAGTTAGGGAGAATAGTTTGCGGAGAAAGTGGTAGCATCAAAGTCAGTTTAGTGAAAGATCTAGTTGCAGGTATGAGGGATTTAACATGCATACTCTCTGAGTGTCTACTTTTCTTTAGATTCTTCTTTAGATTTTTTTAGATTTTTTAGAGAAGGCTGCAACCTTTTGATGACCTACCGCTAATGGAAGGTGTTTTATGTATGGTATGTGCAGAATTGATGCGGCAGCCACCAAAGCCTTCAATGCTACAGCACATCTGCTGATGGAGTGACAAATAAGAGCAAAAACCCATTCTGCTACTGTAAGAGAGTACTGATGGCCCAAGCATAGCAGGATAGTAAGTTAGAATAGCCTGTGGAAATACTGTTTGCCAATCTAATCATTGTGTTGTTACTAATAGTTCAGCATTATCAAACATATTGTAAGAAGATGTCAACTACAAGAGGTGGGTTTATCGATGGtgcctacattttacatttacatttaatcatttagcagacactcttatcgagagcgacttacagttagtacagggacattccccccgaggcaagtagggtgaagtgccttgcccaaggacacaacgtcatttgacacggccgggaatcgaaccagcgaccttctgattactagcctgattctctaaccgctcagccacctgtctccccccctctctttttttcttacaTTTTATATTCTACCCCTCTCTTGTAATGGCATAAAGTACATAGAATTTATTTATTGGATTATATTTTGCATTCAAATACTGCCAAAGTAACAGTGTTGAGAGTAACAAGCTCTGGCTCAAGGTGCTTTAATAAACACTTCAAGAATCAGGTCTCTGTTTGAGCACAAGGGAAAAATATTACCCATGGGGAAAAAGAGATCCGGTTTCATCTGAAGTTGTAGTCGTGAACTTATAGCTATTATGGGAGATGGTACTGTCATGAAACTTACAGtatggaaaacaaaatatataattacATGATGTCAGTGTTATTCAGTCTTTTCTTGTGTCAGTTACACATCCTAACTGGAAACTCAAGGAATAAAATGGCATGTTTGGCATTCCATGGGGCATACGGCCAATCGGATCAGGGGCCTTTGTCCACAAACCCTCTTtctactctttctttctttctttctctccttttctctctttttctctctttttctctctttttctctctctctttctttctcttttgctctccTGCAActcgcggacacacacacacacacacacaaaggataaGTGGAGAATCAAAGAAAGGCTTGGCATGTTGCTTTGGCATTCTTTTCCACCAGGCAACAGACTTCTGATAAATTTTACAACACTTGTAAAACTTGTGGCCTTGCCCCCCACCCTCGGTCAAGAAGGAGAGATGAAGCAAAAAAACAATCATACATGAAGGGACGGGTTGCTGTCCCTTTAAATAGCGCACAGTTTTCCCCTGGCATAGGCGGATCTAGCCATCCAGTCTGTGGGctctgggaggaaggggggatgagggtttgccagccagacagtcagccGGCTTGTCGTTATACATCTGTCATCCACAATGCATgttgcctcccccctcctttctcccctcaatccctccatcgctctctctatTGTTTCTAAGCAGGTCAGACCTAATTCCCTGCTAATGACTGTACTGCTCTCCAGTTGCTCAAGGGTGCTTGGATAGAGGGGTGGGTTGAGAAAAAGAGGAAAtgcagggaaggagggtaggggTGGAGAATGTGATAGCTTGGAAGTTTGGAATAGTCTGAGAGGTTAGTCAAGAGTTCAGGCCTCTACAATATGTGATCTGTTATTGATTTAGCTGCGAGCCTGTTCTCGACCCTTCCCAACTGTCGCTACGTCAGTCCTCCCTACATCCCAATCAATAGACTGTCCACTCTACTGGCAGGCTATAAAACAAAGATGGTAGAATTCAGCAAAAGGGGAGCACTCTGCTGCCAAAGTATGTAATCAAACACAACAGGGTAAGCCTCTCTTCTCCTGAACCCACACAGAAGAATAGAGACGAGCACGAATACACATTTCAAGCCCTCTGTtaatataaacacacaccacatgcactcacataaaacacaaacaatgtTTGCTTAGAAGCAGTTCAGCTTTCTTCAAAAAGGTCCCATAGTTCTTACGGAACAACTTACACAGAACAGAGTTTCTGTTTGTGCGGATCCTGGCTTTGGGCAGTTCCCTGTTTTGATAAATGGATCTATGCATCACTGGGAGTACCATGAAAGACCTTCAGGCTCCTAACAATAAGCAGACATGAGGCATATACAGTGGATAAAAAAAGTCCACAGTTTGGGGAGTGAACATGCTGCACATCTATGTGGGTGTGTAGGCAGATGGTCTTGCAGTCAGACCCTATAAATCCTCAGACAAATCCAATGCAAGTAACTAATTGTAACCATATGACCaagtgttttctattttttggaaagggtatTTTACATTGAGATTAGAATATTAGTGACTTCGACAGGAGCAGTGTTTGTCTGAGGTATTTTCAGAATTTTCAGTCTTTGCAGTTGTGTCTGTTTAAGTGACCATCATTGTATGGAAAGTTATTCCCAGGCAGCAGCTGCTTGGCTAAAAGTGGAAACTCTTATGTTTGTTAAAAGTTCAAGCGTCAAGGGATACACAACATGTTACAGTTCACTAGTACCTACAGCGACACAGTAACCAACTTTTAGAATGAGTCACTCAAAATACACATTAGAAAATTCTATAAGCAGAAAACATTCCAAAACTTTCCAAAATAACTCTGCTGGACTGTGACTGTTCAGCTGCCATGGAATGTAAGAAGCAGATATAAAGGTGTGTGCATTTGAACCCCACACCACCAAGCCAAGCTCCAACTCAAAGTcacacaaaaacatctactgttCAGTACATGTCGTTAACACCCGTTTACTGCGTGTTTGCTTGCTGCTTTGGTTGTTGGGGTAGATGAAGGAGGAGAAACTGTAAAAGGCTGCCAAGAGCTACACAAGGATGACTGCTAGTactcccaccaacacacacacacacatactcacacagtttctctcaaacacacacacacatacatacacacacacacacattttctctcaaacacacacatatacacacacatatacacacaccaacacactgccaATTTTGTAACCAGTGAGCCTGTTAATCGACCCGGTCAGTTCTGTATCTGGAGCAGACAGCAGATCACACATTAAAGTTACCTTTGCCCCTCGACCGACCCAGAACCAGGTGTGGGTTGTGGGTTCAGACTGTCTCTTGCTGCCCTCGCAGAAGGGTAGCGACATTATGCTCTATAAAGGTTAACTTTGTTTAACACATGTATTTATCATTGCCTACCTTGCTGAACATTGAACACAAGGTTCATATGTGAATTTACGGACAGCAGGTGAATGGAAATTCAGTCTGCATTTAAATGGGCCTGCCTCACTGTCTTTGAAAACATGTCTCTCTCAACATGCATAAGGAAAGACACCAGGAAGGAATCAATTTAAGACATTAACTGTGGAGTCACAATCTAGAAAAATGTTTAAAGCATAGAGAATTTGAAACAGACACCATTCAACATGAAACCATGCTGTTGCTCTTATTCAAATCCATGAGGGAGATATCTCTATGTTAAGTGGTGTCTGGGTTGCCTTCTGGTTTCAGAAAGGTTGAACTGTATAGCACACTGTGGTGATATAAGGATTGTGTAGTCGATTGCAATGCCTTTGTCATGGCGACGGTACACTAATAATAATGGAGCACAAATCAATGGAATTGTACTGCTTCTATTTTGGTGGAAATGTTGATAAGCTGTCTATTGTTGGTATAAATGACATTGGTGGGTAACCTTGTAAACTAAACAATTTCACTgctactctctcccttccctctcctctgccctacatactctctctccttctcttcccacacccctctccccttctttttctctccacagCTTGGGTGGGGGCCCTAGCCATGGGAATGATCTTCTTCTGCTCTCCAGTGGTCAGTATGTTCACTGACCACTTTGGCTGCAGGAAGACTGCTATTGGTGGAGCCCTTGTGGCCTTTATAGGACTTCTCAGTAGCGCCTTTGCAACGTAAGAAAACCAATACTATACATACAGTAAGTTTGCTAACCATAGAACTGTGTGAACATGGCAAAGATAGGTATTACTTGTTTTCTTATGCTCATCACCCTATACAAAACAACCCATCCCCCTGCTTGCCCTCTCAAATCCCTTCTCCCTGTTTCCATCCCTTCCTTTATCTATCTTcactctttacatttacatctctctccatacctccccCAGTTCCCTCAGTCTGCGGTATTTCACCTACGGTATCCTGTTCGGCTGCGGTTCCTCCTTCGCCTTCCAGCCCTCCCTGGTCATTCTGGGGCACTACTTCCGCCGTCGACTGGGCCTTGCCAACGGGGTGGTGACAGCAGGCAGTAGCCTCTTCTCCATGGGCCTCCCAGTGCTTCTCAAGAAGGTGGTGGAGCCCCTGGGCCTTAAGCACACTTTCCAGATCCTCAGCATCTTCATGTTGGTCCAGGCCTTTCTGGCCTTCACCTTCAAGCCCCTTCTCCCTCACGGAGCTCCAGGTCCGGGACCCCCAGTTCCCACTGAGCCCTCGGCCCATCTGGCTGCCACCGCCGGGGGCAGCTGGTTGAGCCGAGGCCTGATGCAGATGCGGAAGTACTTTAACCTGCGAGTGTTCCACATTGTCACCTACAGGGTGTGGGCATTTGGGGTAGCGACTGCAGTGCTAGGGTACTTTGTACCCTACATCCACCTGGTAAGGACCTGGAATTCAATGTAACGTAATTCAATTTTTATTGTGTCTACCTCTTTAAGTATGTTTTACAGTGATGAACTGTTGCTATTGTATGGTTTAAGGTTCTCTAGTAACACCCTGTACAACCCAGTAGAGGTTGTCTTCAATGTTTATGTTAAAACCACAGGGGATataggaaaagaaagaaagacaggacCGGAGAGAGGGTGATAACCTATGGTGTGGGAGACAATTAGCAAGGGGGCATGGGGGGGTAGAAGAACAGAGGTAGAAGAACATAAGTCTGGGGAGGCAGAAAGAAATAgtgagggagatagggagggaaaATGAAAGATAGAGGGTGTGACGTTGGGAAGCTTTCCCAACAGATGTCTGGTGTTTTGGGCCTCCCTCTGCCAGGGCCTGTTGTTTCAGGCTTGTGGGTCAGAAGTAAACAAGACCCCGGTCTTTGTTGTGGAGGAACGCGAGGCCAAGCAACTTCAGGAAACCTGTCCTTTAAGTCCTGCCTAAACATGCTAGTGCAGTATCCTATGGCCATTGATGTTCCTCTGCCATGTGGAGGCCTTCAAAGCAGCGCCACTATTTCACACACGCTCCCCAGCTTCTGGTCAGGAAAGGCTTTAGAACACTCTGTTTTGGAGTGGAGTCGTTTAGATGGGAGGGGGTTGAAAAATTTGAAGTTTGTCACCTATACCTCGGCCTCTTCCTGTCCTTCTGTTCCAAAGTTTTGTGgaaaagagggaggatggagacatttgtttttgtaaaaGAAAATAGTGGCTATATATGTAAGGAAATATTTATTTGACTTTTGTTCCCACCCACTCTAACAGGGTCCCATTGAATTCAATATCCTGATATATGGGTGTTGAACATCGGAGTAACACCCATGAAAACTAATTATAAACCTGTTGAATGTGTGTATTGTTACAATGTACAGTACTTGTGTGTCCAAAGCCCTCTGAAATGATCAAAGCAATTCAAAGTTTGAAGCCAGCACACCCTGGTAATATAAAGATATCAAATAGGTGGTTATCCAAAGTGTGGCTACATTCTGTTGACTTGAAGTGGACTAGAAAGTCTACAAGTCTATATGTGTGCCAAATGTCCCCTGTGCGCTTCGCCCCACCCTCCCCAGATCAACTTTGTGAAGGAGCAGTTCAAGGAGACTGAGAAAGAGTGGGTCCTTCTGGTGTGCATCGGAGCCTCATCCGGCGTCGGGCGCCTCATCTTTGGGAAGGTTGGAGATCTCATCCCAGGGGTGAAGAAGATCTACATGCAGGTGAGAAAGGtttccggtttgattcccggccctgcaaaatgacgttgtgtccttgggcaaggcatttcaccctacttgccttggcgagaatgtccctgtacttactgtaagtcgctctggataaaagcgtctgctaaatgactaaatgtaaatgtaaaggtgAACTCTTCTTCTACCCCAGGTGGCATCCTTCATGGTGCTGGGCCTCATGTCCATGATGATCCCCCAGTGCACTATGTTCGAGGgcttggtggtggtgtgtgtgttcctgggccTGTGTGACGGATGCTTCATCACCATCATGGCCCCCATCGCCTTCGAGCTGGTGGGCCCCATGCAGGCCTCGCAGGCCATTGGCTACCTGTTGGGCCTCATGGCACTGCCC is part of the Osmerus eperlanus chromosome 13, fOsmEpe2.1, whole genome shotgun sequence genome and harbors:
- the slc16a2 gene encoding monocarboxylate transporter 8; amino-acid sequence: MGVNGIDNQTDTASDETPTEQIADSGMDEKGISHDQANPQAPNGQGDSECKISHDDSTIQLIEAGLKPAFSPSSEAQSPSVPISRHGAGFEPPEGGFGWLVVFAATWCNGSIFGIQNSFGILHMMLAREHADQTSQFRVAWVGALAMGMIFFCSPVVSMFTDHFGCRKTAIGGALVAFIGLLSSAFATSLSLRYFTYGILFGCGSSFAFQPSLVILGHYFRRRLGLANGVVTAGSSLFSMGLPVLLKKVVEPLGLKHTFQILSIFMLVQAFLAFTFKPLLPHGAPGPGPPVPTEPSAHLAATAGGSWLSRGLMQMRKYFNLRVFHIVTYRVWAFGVATAVLGYFVPYIHLINFVKEQFKETEKEWVLLVCIGASSGVGRLIFGKVGDLIPGVKKIYMQVASFMVLGLMSMMIPQCTMFEGLVVVCVFLGLCDGCFITIMAPIAFELVGPMQASQAIGYLLGLMALPMTAGPPIAGLLHDYFGNYQVAFYLAGVPPMVGGMVLFFVPLVHRRAQQGQQGTPQDPSVDHMLPPPMAKSCPNGDMLPGYTDVETHI